A window from Culex pipiens pallens isolate TS chromosome 3, TS_CPP_V2, whole genome shotgun sequence encodes these proteins:
- the LOC120419082 gene encoding maltase 1-like, with protein MSSGKTFRAAAIVLSIVTSCGFGQDVPPKDWWETALFYQIYPRSFYDTNGDGIGDIRGVTAKLQYLKDTGIDATWLSPVFKSPQRDFGYDVSDFLEIDALFGTNADMEELFAEARKLGIRIVLDFVPNHSSIEHWWFKQSELGVKPYKDYYVWHPGRSVPGQIKPDVPNNWNSVFYGSAWEWSDIRKEYYLHQFEVGQPDLNYRNEAVIAEFDEILRFWMGKGASGFRVDAVNHMFEDAEFRDEPVVDPSDPLRYGYTNLMYTNSLLETYDVIGHWRRVIDDYAKEHDRETIIMMTEAYTSMDMIMRFYESDDGVEQRAHFPFNFAMITELNAQSKARDFKYVIDRFLENMPRGKVTNWVLGNHDQPRVGSRYGVERIDGMLLMLLTLPGVAVTYNGEEIGMVDYRDISYEDSRDPQGCNVGLEEYQWKSRDPQRTPFQWDDTYNAGFSKAERPWLPVHPYFRQTNLLKQKEADYSTYKFYVDAVKLRKNDVYSHGLFTSRALSENVFGFVRYIKDQPDSYHITVVNLANEETTVDLLDLFQVTNQTAIKLTGTESRFKVGQPVNPTRLTLGPYESLVIAESSGIALRVTLWLIVAVLGRYLCAIIESQ; from the exons ATGTCGAGCGGCAAGACGTTCCGTGCGGCAGCCATCGTGCTCTCAATAGTGACATCTTGCGGATTTGGCCAAGATGTGCCACCCAAAGACTGGTGGGAAACGGCTCTGTTTTACCAGATCTACCCGCGGTCGTTCTACGACACCAACGGGGACGGAATCGGCGACATCCGGGGAGTGACGGCCAAACTGCAGTACCTCAAGGACACCGGCATCGACGCGACCTGGCTCAGCCCGGTGTTCAAGTCACCCCAGCGGGACTTTGGGTACGACGTGAGTGACTTTCTGGAGATTGACGCCCTGTTTGGGACCAACGCCGACATGGAGGAACTGTTTGCGGAGGCGCGCAAGCTGGGCATCCGGATCGTGCTGGACTTTGTGCCGAACCACTCCAGCATCGAGCACTGGTGGTTCAAGCAGTCGGAGCTGGGCGTGAAGCCGTACAAGGATTACTACGTGTGGCACCCGGGACGGTCCGTTCCCGGGCAAATTAAGCCCGATGTGCCGAACAATTGG AACTCCGTCTTCTACGGCTCGGCTTGGGAGTGGAGCGACATCCGGAAGGAGTACTACCTGCACCAGTTTGAGGTGGGTCAGCCGGACTTGAACTACCGCAACGAAGCGGTGATCGCCGAGTTTGACGAGATATTGCGCTTCTGGATGGGGAAGGGCGCGTCCGGGTTTCGCGTTGACGCCGTCAACCACATGTTCGAGGACGCCGAGTTCCGCGACGAACCGGTGGTGGACCCGTCCGATCCGCTCCGCTACGGGTACACCAACCTCATGTACACAAACAGCTTG ctcGAGACTTACGACGTAATTGGTCACTGGAGACGGGTGATTGACGATTATGCAAAGGAACATGACCGGGAGACGAT AATCATGATGACGGAAGCTTACACCAGCATGGACATGATCATGCGCTTCTATGAATCCGACGACGGAGTCGAGCAGAGAGCGCATTTCCCCTTCAACTTTGCCATGATTACGGAACTCAACGCGCAATCGAAGGCCCGCGATTTCAAGTACGTCATCGACCGATTCTTGGAGAACATGCCGCGTGGAAAGGTTACAAATTGGGTT CTTGGAAACCACGATCAACCCCGCGTAGGAAGTCGATACGGGGTGGAACGTATTGACGGAatgctgctgatgctgctgaCACTGCCGGGCGTGGCGGTGACCTACAACGGGGAAGAGATTGGAATGGTCGACTATCGGGATATAAGTTACGAGGACAGCCGCGATCCTCAGGGATGTAACGTAGGTCTGGAGGAGTATCAGTGGAAGTCGCGAGATCCACAGCGGACTCCGTTTCAGTGGGATGATACGTACAATGCAGGATTCTCGAAAGCTGAAAGACCGTGGCTGCCCGTACATCCATACTTCCGGCAAACTAACCTGCTCAAGCAAAAGGAAGCCGACTACAGTACTTACAAGTTCTACGTAGATGCGGTAAAGCTGCGCAAGAATGATGTCTACTCCCACGGACTGTTCACATCTCGCGCACTGTCGGAGAACGTGTTCGGTTTTGTTCGCTACATCAAAGACCAGCCAGACTCGTACCACATCACTGTGGTCAATCTGGCTAATGAAGAGACAACCGTCGATTTGCTCGACCTGTTCCAGGTCACCAACCAAACCGCAATCAAATTGACCGGCACCGAGTCCCGCTTCAAGGTCGGACAGCCGGTGAATCCAACCCGGCTAACGCTCGGCCCGTACGAATCGCTCGTGATTGCAGAATCGTCTGGTATCGCTCTCCGGGTGACGCTCTGGTTGATAGTAGCAGTGTTGGGAAGATATCTGTGTGCTATAATTGAATCACAATAA